The following coding sequences lie in one Pseudomonas monsensis genomic window:
- a CDS encoding AAA family ATPase has protein sequence MKILAIRLKNLASLAGPFEIDFTAEPLASAGLFAITGPTGAGKSTLLDALCLALFGAVPRLNNTGRDAKVPDADGEIATGDPRTLLRRGTGEGYAEVDFVGVDGRRYRARWEANRAREKAGGKLQASRQSLRDIDQDQLLASQKGEYKTQLEAALGLNFEQFTRAVLLAQSEFSAFLKADDNDRSELLEKLTDTALYTRLGRRAFDKTKEAREAHKLLQDQATGVTPLAPEARAELDQRFNAAQQQLKQQQAQLKQLEQQHSWLKDLRVLQDAQQAASEQLHSAQQHSESLAGERVKLTRLEQLGPQRHQFARKTELDALLTPLAAQIAAHTRQHAELTERQTQLEHNLEAAKIALSEAQQRQSENAPLLRQAFEEQSTLARLAKEVAQSAEARLNAQQACTEGHNAIQGLLENQSQVAERLQRIAAELEQSAHLAPLSDAWNAYRDRLQQLMLIGNRLNKGQTELASLEENATRSAAELTTQKQQLEVLFKEAGAEPDAVAEQIGILGTLLQDNRKQLRAIEDLSRLWVSQQELDKRSAELQQRQLSAQQERERLTQDGVKTKAELTVAEQTLNVTRELLERQRLARSASVEELRAQLQDDQPCPVCGSNEHPYHQPEALLQSLGRHDESEQANAQQVVDQLKEKLIELRAEVGGVIAQQKELLQQQEQLAAQQQALAPSLDAHPLAAQLLNQDADKRDAWLTRQNEQLNQSISQDEQRQSALLTLQQDAARLTQQLRQAETAHQQAAQHLSNQQRELSSDRQRLDEELAAFGNLLAADTLEALRLEPAATFMQLDRQIAERLAQVEQQKEELAEQQQRQQTLEKEQDRQLSRVQQQQNAEQQFSTLAAQQQACQTQLAQLLGEHSSAEHWQQQLEQAVEQARSAETSTTQELQDVRTQRVQTGAELKAQQERLQALQSEDSELTQKIADWRARHPELDDGGLEDLLRVDDGQVAELRQRLQHNEKAIEQARVLLQERDQRLLDHQAQHKGDLDAEQLASALTDLQNQFNISEQQCAELRAEQAEDQRRQNANQALAQQIAEAYAEYQRWARLSALIGSATGDTFRKIAQAYNLDLLVHHANVQLRQLVKRYRLKRGGSMLGLLVMDTEMGDELRSVHSLSGGETFLVSLALALGLASMASSTLKIESLFIDEGFGSLDPESLQLAMDALDGLQAQGRKVAVISHVQEMHERIPVQIQVQRQGNGLSTLEVK, from the coding sequence ATGAAGATTCTCGCCATTCGCTTGAAAAACCTCGCCTCGCTGGCCGGGCCGTTCGAGATTGATTTCACCGCTGAACCATTGGCCAGCGCCGGTTTGTTCGCGATCACCGGCCCGACGGGCGCGGGTAAAAGTACCCTGCTCGACGCCCTGTGCCTGGCGCTGTTCGGCGCCGTGCCGCGCCTGAACAACACCGGCCGTGACGCCAAAGTCCCGGATGCCGACGGCGAAATCGCCACCGGCGACCCGCGCACCTTGCTGCGACGTGGCACCGGTGAAGGTTATGCAGAAGTGGATTTCGTCGGCGTCGATGGCCGTCGTTACCGTGCGCGCTGGGAAGCCAACCGTGCCCGCGAGAAGGCCGGCGGCAAGTTGCAGGCCAGCCGGCAGAGCCTGCGCGACATCGACCAGGATCAACTGCTCGCCAGCCAGAAAGGCGAATACAAAACTCAACTGGAAGCTGCCCTCGGCCTGAACTTCGAACAGTTCACCCGCGCCGTGCTGCTGGCGCAGAGCGAGTTCAGCGCGTTCCTCAAGGCTGACGACAACGATCGCAGCGAGCTGCTGGAAAAACTCACCGACACCGCGCTGTACACCCGCCTCGGCCGTCGCGCCTTCGACAAGACCAAAGAGGCCCGCGAAGCGCACAAGCTATTGCAGGATCAGGCCACCGGCGTGACCCCGTTGGCGCCCGAGGCCCGGGCTGAACTGGATCAGCGTTTCAACGCCGCGCAACAGCAATTGAAACAGCAACAGGCGCAGCTCAAGCAACTTGAACAGCAGCACAGCTGGCTCAAGGACTTGCGGGTGCTGCAAGACGCGCAGCAAGCTGCATCCGAGCAACTGCACAGTGCCCAACAACATTCGGAAAGTCTGGCTGGCGAGCGGGTGAAACTGACGCGCCTGGAGCAGCTCGGCCCACAACGACACCAGTTCGCGCGCAAAACCGAACTCGATGCCCTACTGACGCCACTGGCCGCGCAAATCGCCGCGCACACCCGGCAACACGCCGAACTGACTGAGCGCCAGACGCAGCTGGAGCACAACCTCGAAGCGGCGAAAATCGCCCTGAGCGAAGCACAACAACGACAAAGCGAAAACGCGCCGCTGTTGCGTCAGGCCTTTGAAGAGCAAAGCACCCTCGCCCGTCTGGCCAAGGAAGTCGCCCAAAGCGCCGAAGCCAGGCTCAATGCGCAGCAGGCCTGCACTGAGGGACACAACGCCATTCAAGGCCTGCTGGAAAACCAGAGCCAGGTCGCCGAACGCCTGCAACGCATCGCCGCCGAGCTTGAGCAAAGCGCTCATCTGGCGCCGCTGAGCGACGCCTGGAATGCCTACCGCGATCGCCTGCAACAGTTGATGTTGATCGGCAATCGTTTGAACAAAGGTCAGACGGAACTGGCGAGCCTCGAAGAAAACGCCACGCGCAGCGCCGCAGAGCTGACCACACAGAAACAGCAACTTGAAGTGCTGTTCAAAGAGGCCGGCGCCGAACCCGATGCCGTCGCCGAACAGATCGGCATTCTCGGCACGCTGCTGCAGGACAACCGCAAGCAACTGCGTGCGATTGAAGACCTGTCGCGGTTGTGGGTCAGCCAGCAGGAGCTGGACAAGCGCAGCGCCGAGCTGCAACAACGCCAGCTCAGCGCCCAGCAGGAACGCGAACGCCTGACCCAGGACGGGGTAAAAACCAAAGCCGAGCTGACGGTCGCCGAACAAACCCTGAACGTCACCCGCGAACTGCTCGAACGCCAGCGTCTGGCGCGCAGTGCCAGTGTCGAAGAGTTGCGCGCGCAGTTGCAGGACGACCAACCGTGCCCGGTCTGTGGCAGCAACGAGCACCCCTATCATCAGCCCGAAGCCTTGCTGCAAAGCCTCGGCCGCCATGATGAAAGCGAACAGGCCAACGCTCAGCAGGTGGTCGATCAGCTCAAGGAAAAGCTCATCGAACTGCGCGCTGAAGTCGGTGGCGTGATCGCTCAGCAAAAGGAACTGCTGCAACAGCAGGAACAACTGGCCGCGCAGCAACAGGCGCTTGCGCCGAGCCTCGACGCGCATCCGCTGGCGGCTCAGTTACTGAATCAGGACGCCGACAAACGCGATGCCTGGCTGACCCGGCAAAACGAGCAGTTGAACCAGAGCATCAGCCAGGACGAACAGCGCCAGAGCGCCCTGCTCACCTTGCAACAGGACGCGGCGCGTCTGACTCAGCAATTGCGCCAGGCCGAAACCGCGCACCAGCAAGCGGCGCAGCACCTGAGCAATCAGCAGCGAGAGTTGAGCAGCGATCGTCAGCGTCTCGACGAAGAACTCGCGGCGTTCGGCAACTTGCTTGCAGCGGACACGCTTGAGGCCTTGCGCCTCGAGCCGGCGGCGACGTTCATGCAGCTGGACCGGCAGATTGCCGAGCGTCTGGCGCAGGTCGAGCAGCAAAAGGAAGAACTGGCCGAACAGCAGCAACGTCAACAGACGCTGGAGAAGGAACAGGACCGCCAACTGAGCCGCGTCCAGCAGCAGCAAAACGCCGAGCAGCAGTTCAGCACATTGGCCGCGCAGCAACAGGCCTGCCAGACCCAACTCGCGCAACTGCTCGGCGAACACAGCAGCGCCGAGCACTGGCAGCAACAACTGGAACAGGCCGTGGAGCAGGCGCGCAGCGCCGAGACCAGCACGACTCAGGAACTACAGGATGTGCGCACGCAACGCGTGCAGACCGGCGCCGAACTCAAGGCTCAGCAAGAACGCTTGCAAGCACTGCAAAGCGAAGACAGCGAGCTGACGCAAAAGATTGCCGACTGGCGCGCCCGACATCCGGAACTCGATGACGGTGGCCTCGAAGATCTGCTACGGGTCGATGACGGTCAGGTCGCCGAACTGCGCCAGCGCTTGCAGCACAATGAAAAAGCCATCGAGCAGGCCAGGGTCTTGCTGCAAGAGCGCGACCAGCGCCTGCTCGATCATCAGGCGCAGCACAAGGGCGATCTCGATGCCGAGCAACTGGCCAGCGCCCTCACCGACCTGCAAAACCAGTTCAACATCAGTGAGCAGCAATGCGCCGAACTGCGCGCCGAACAGGCAGAAGATCAGCGCCGGCAAAACGCCAATCAGGCGCTGGCGCAGCAGATCGCCGAGGCCTACGCCGAATATCAGCGTTGGGCACGGCTCAGCGCGCTGATCGGGTCCGCCACCGGTGACACGTTCCGCAAAATCGCCCAGGCCTACAACCTCGACCTGCTGGTGCATCACGCCAACGTGCAGTTGCGCCAACTGGTCAAACGCTATCGCCTCAAGCGCGGCGGCAGCATGCTCGGCCTGCTGGTGATGGACACGGAAATGGGCGATGAACTGCGCTCGGTGCATTCGTTGTCCGGCGGCGAGACGTTCCTGGTGTCGCTGGCCCTCGCATTGGGGCTGGCGTCGATGGCATCGAGCACACTGAAAATCGAATCGCTGTTTATCGACGAAGGCTTTGGCAGCCTCGATCCGGAGTCGCTGCAACTGGCGATGGATGCGCTCGACGGGTTGCAGGCCCAGGGCCGCAAGGTGGCGGTGATTTCCCACGTACAGGAAATGCACGAGCGGATTCCGGTGCAGATTCAGGTGCAGCGTCAGGGCAATGGTTTGAGCACCCTGGAGGTGAAATGA
- a CDS encoding vWA domain-containing protein — MIALWPHWFRPWWLLLLPLLGWLLWQLWHRQKRAGRWQMILPPAFHATLLSGGNGRDSKLPWVALGAAWLLTVLALLGPSWERVEQTSQKPADPLVVILELTPEMLATDSPPTRLEQARRKLFDLLQARSDAQTAIVVYAGSAHTLVPLSDDLATSRNLLDALKPSLMPESGHRADLAVSKALALLKQGALGQGRILLIGSSLDEEERQGIRRALSGQSPQLLMLGIGTAEGAPIAQEDGSFLKDEQGAIRVPQLDSPGLAAFLNSVGGEYHAARLDESDLGSLGLLNGPRSLRNDGQTVRLDTWADQGYWLLLPLLLLAACAGRRGWLFCLPLLWCLPQPSYAFDFEDLWLRPDQQGLHLLKQKRPAEAAQHFADHQWQGVALYEAGDYSGAAQRFAEGSDARAHYNRGNALAKSGELEAAIDAYEQALELQPDLRPAQTNKALVENLLKQKRTPPPPEPEKSPAQQNLPGDEPPPATAPPPAVNSETQSEAHPAESASEPPATAPPQPGPNEVPGSDEEEQTDTVPTLRPSENNLEGEQRQALEQWLGKIPDDPGELLRRKFWYEQQQHQDQENTR; from the coding sequence ATGATCGCGCTCTGGCCGCACTGGTTCCGTCCGTGGTGGTTGCTGCTGTTGCCGCTGCTCGGCTGGCTGCTCTGGCAACTCTGGCATCGGCAGAAACGTGCCGGGCGCTGGCAGATGATTCTGCCGCCGGCGTTTCATGCCACCCTGCTCAGCGGCGGTAATGGCCGCGACAGCAAGTTGCCGTGGGTCGCCCTCGGTGCGGCGTGGTTGCTGACCGTTCTGGCGTTGCTCGGGCCGAGTTGGGAGCGGGTCGAACAGACCAGCCAGAAACCCGCCGACCCGCTGGTGGTGATCCTCGAACTGACCCCGGAGATGCTCGCCACCGACTCACCACCGACTCGCCTGGAACAGGCGCGGCGCAAGCTGTTCGACCTGTTGCAGGCGCGCAGCGATGCGCAGACCGCCATCGTCGTCTACGCCGGCAGCGCGCACACGCTGGTGCCGCTGTCGGATGACCTGGCGACCAGTCGCAATCTGCTCGACGCACTCAAGCCGTCGTTGATGCCGGAAAGCGGCCATCGCGCTGATCTGGCCGTGAGTAAAGCGCTGGCCCTGCTGAAACAGGGCGCGCTTGGTCAGGGGCGGATTCTGTTGATCGGCTCGTCGCTGGATGAAGAAGAACGCCAAGGCATTCGCCGGGCACTGAGCGGGCAATCGCCACAATTGCTGATGCTCGGCATCGGCACCGCCGAAGGTGCGCCGATCGCCCAGGAGGACGGCAGTTTCCTCAAGGACGAACAAGGCGCGATCCGCGTCCCGCAACTCGACAGCCCGGGGCTTGCAGCCTTCCTCAACAGCGTTGGCGGCGAATACCACGCTGCGCGTCTGGACGAAAGCGACTTGGGCAGCCTCGGCCTGCTTAACGGCCCGCGCAGCTTGCGCAACGACGGCCAGACCGTGCGTCTCGACACGTGGGCCGATCAGGGTTACTGGCTGTTGTTGCCGCTGCTGTTGCTCGCCGCTTGCGCCGGGCGCCGTGGGTGGTTGTTCTGCCTGCCGCTGCTGTGGTGCCTGCCACAACCCAGCTACGCTTTTGACTTCGAGGACTTGTGGCTGCGCCCCGACCAACAAGGCCTGCACTTGCTCAAACAGAAGCGCCCGGCCGAAGCCGCACAACATTTCGCAGATCACCAGTGGCAAGGGGTAGCGTTGTACGAGGCCGGCGACTACAGTGGCGCCGCCCAGCGGTTCGCCGAAGGCAGCGATGCCCGCGCCCACTACAATCGAGGCAACGCCCTGGCGAAAAGCGGTGAGCTGGAAGCGGCCATCGACGCCTATGAACAGGCGCTGGAACTGCAACCGGATCTGCGTCCGGCGCAGACCAACAAGGCGCTGGTGGAAAACCTGCTGAAGCAGAAACGCACCCCGCCGCCACCCGAGCCGGAAAAATCCCCGGCGCAGCAGAATCTGCCCGGCGACGAACCACCGCCGGCGACCGCACCGCCCCCGGCGGTGAACAGCGAGACCCAGAGCGAGGCGCATCCCGCCGAGTCGGCCAGCGAACCGCCCGCAACCGCACCGCCGCAGCCAGGCCCCAACGAAGTGCCAGGCAGCGATGAGGAAGAACAAACGGACACCGTGCCGACGCTGCGCCCGAGCGAGAACAACCTCGAAGGCGAGCAACGTCAGGCCCTGGAACAATGGCTGGGCAAGATCCCGGACGATCCGGGGGAATTGCTGCGACGCAAATTCTGGTACGAACAGCAACAACATCAGGATCAGGAAAACACTCGATGA
- a CDS encoding DUF4381 domain-containing protein, which yields MNGLEQLQPLISPPPIAFWPPAPGWWLLLLLLPLLGYGAWRLRRFIPLKKRPIVRAEQPLDPVRIAALAELAQMPKPYDGAPAGAWLQQLNGLLKRLCRNHYPYSQSHTLNGRKWLAFLDNRCPAAGLTRWMVLVEGAYKPECKLDDKAIAGLTQAVDTWIRKHV from the coding sequence ATGAACGGCCTCGAACAACTGCAACCGCTGATTTCGCCGCCACCGATTGCCTTCTGGCCGCCGGCGCCGGGCTGGTGGCTGCTGCTGTTGCTGCTGCCATTGCTCGGCTATGGCGCGTGGCGTTTGCGCCGCTTCATCCCGCTCAAGAAGCGCCCCATCGTGCGCGCCGAACAGCCGCTGGACCCGGTGCGCATCGCCGCCCTCGCCGAACTCGCCCAAATGCCCAAGCCCTATGACGGCGCGCCGGCCGGGGCCTGGCTGCAACAGCTCAACGGCCTGCTCAAGCGCTTGTGCCGCAACCATTACCCTTACAGCCAGAGCCACACACTCAACGGCCGCAAATGGCTGGCGTTCCTCGATAACCGTTGCCCGGCGGCCGGCCTGACGCGCTGGATGGTCTTGGTCGAAGGCGCCTACAAACCGGAATGCAAACTCGACGACAAAGCCATCGCCGGCCTGACCCAGGCCGTCGACACCTGGATTCGCAAGCATGTTTGA
- a CDS encoding vWA domain-containing protein has protein sequence MFEFAWPWIFALLPLPWLMRLVLPVADSGEPALKVSFLSDLEGLARRRARANLPAWRQQAPFMLLWLLLLTAAARPQWLGEPLPIAASGRDLLVAVDVSGSMDFPDMQWQDEDVSRLSLVQHLLGDFLESRDGDRVGLILFGSKAYLQAPLTFDRHTVRVWLDEARIGIAGKNTAIGDAIGLALKRLRLRPAQSRVLILVTDGANNGGEIDPLTAAKLAASEGVKIYPIGIGANPEDSGSTGLLGVNPSLDLDEPALRAIAEATGGQYFRAHDGKELQAIKDTLDQLEPVTQQPTEARPAQALYQWPLALALWLSLLLVARELWPDNPLQRLFTKELYLQSPLPDWRERLKRLRLRRRR, from the coding sequence ATGTTTGAGTTCGCCTGGCCGTGGATCTTTGCCCTGTTGCCGCTGCCGTGGCTGATGCGTCTTGTGCTGCCGGTGGCCGACAGTGGCGAGCCGGCGTTGAAAGTCAGCTTTCTCTCGGACCTTGAAGGCCTCGCCCGCCGTCGCGCCCGGGCCAATCTGCCGGCGTGGCGTCAGCAGGCGCCATTCATGTTGCTGTGGTTATTGCTGTTGACCGCGGCCGCGCGCCCGCAATGGCTCGGCGAGCCGCTGCCGATTGCCGCCAGTGGCCGTGATCTGCTGGTGGCGGTGGACGTGTCCGGTTCGATGGACTTCCCCGACATGCAGTGGCAGGACGAAGACGTCAGTCGCTTGTCGCTGGTGCAGCACCTGCTCGGCGACTTTCTGGAAAGCCGCGATGGCGACCGCGTTGGCTTGATCCTGTTCGGCAGTAAGGCCTATTTGCAGGCGCCGCTGACCTTCGACCGTCACACCGTGCGGGTCTGGCTCGACGAAGCGCGGATCGGCATCGCCGGCAAGAACACTGCCATCGGCGACGCCATCGGTCTGGCCCTGAAACGCCTGCGCCTGCGTCCGGCACAAAGCCGCGTGCTGATTCTGGTCACTGACGGCGCCAACAATGGTGGCGAGATTGATCCGCTGACGGCGGCGAAACTGGCGGCCAGCGAAGGCGTGAAGATTTACCCGATCGGCATTGGCGCCAATCCCGAGGACAGCGGCTCGACCGGCCTGCTCGGAGTCAATCCGAGCCTGGACCTCGACGAGCCGGCACTCAGAGCCATCGCCGAGGCCACCGGCGGCCAGTATTTCCGCGCCCATGACGGCAAGGAACTGCAAGCGATCAAGGACACCCTCGATCAGCTCGAGCCGGTGACCCAGCAACCGACCGAGGCGCGCCCGGCGCAAGCCCTGTATCAGTGGCCGCTGGCCCTCGCCCTGTGGCTGAGCCTGTTGCTGGTCGCTCGCGAGTTGTGGCCGGACAATCCGCTGCAACGCCTGTTCACCAAGGAGCTGTATCTGCAAAGTCCGTTGCCTGACTGGCGCGAGCGCCTCAAGCGTCTGCGTCTGCGGAGGCGCCGATGA
- a CDS encoding BatD family protein gives MTRFTALLLPLLICTATAQAAELTASVDRSRLNSGETVELTLETNDVTQFGKPDLTPLEALFEVRGTRQVNQLNTLNGDNRATTRWIITLLPKENGSVVIPPLQLGDVQSQPITVQVVESDTREEKNNLDPVFIEASLDQSSVYVQAQAILTLRIYHSVSLYDDSSLTPLQIADARIEQLGDTRTYEKDINGVRHGVIEMRYAIYPQHSGLLTIAPQIFSATLVDTQPAQDTTAQGPKPGKLMRVSSSPIPLTVKPKPLTYPVDAPWLPARSLSLSESWNPEPEHTQVGDSLTRSLTLRVEGLASSQLPTLPGTDVNGLRRYPDQPVLSNQSTDRGLVGSREEREALVPSRSGSIELPTVYVVWWNTFEDHLEHTSLPARTLQVANNPSLQVDTPTGNLQPGVVDNDVLWWWKLSTLILACTTLLGFGLWWRARWQPAVHRAAQTGPSPRTLMDDIKRACQANDPQATRQALDAWARQQPETLADMAARFVPLSDALDGLNGALYSETGQHWQGEDLWRAIRTIPAAERVQDPVADSGLPPLYPK, from the coding sequence ATGACCCGCTTCACCGCTCTCTTGCTGCCCCTGCTGATCTGCACGGCCACCGCCCAGGCGGCCGAGCTGACGGCCAGCGTGGATCGCAGTCGCCTGAACTCCGGCGAGACGGTCGAGCTCACCCTCGAAACCAACGATGTCACCCAGTTCGGCAAACCTGACCTGACGCCGCTGGAAGCGCTGTTCGAAGTGCGTGGCACGCGCCAGGTCAACCAGTTGAACACGCTCAATGGCGACAACCGCGCAACCACCCGCTGGATCATTACCCTGCTGCCGAAAGAGAACGGCAGCGTGGTGATTCCGCCGCTGCAACTGGGTGACGTGCAGAGCCAGCCGATCACCGTGCAAGTGGTCGAGAGCGACACCCGCGAAGAGAAAAACAACCTCGACCCGGTGTTCATCGAGGCCAGCCTCGATCAGTCCAGCGTCTATGTGCAGGCCCAGGCGATCCTGACCCTGCGCATCTACCATTCGGTGTCGCTGTACGACGACAGCAGCCTGACCCCGCTGCAAATCGCCGATGCGCGAATCGAGCAGCTCGGCGACACCCGCACCTATGAGAAAGACATCAACGGCGTGCGCCATGGCGTGATCGAAATGCGCTATGCGATCTACCCGCAGCACAGCGGCTTGCTGACCATCGCGCCGCAGATTTTCAGCGCCACGCTGGTCGACACGCAGCCCGCGCAGGACACGACCGCACAAGGCCCGAAACCAGGCAAGCTGATGCGCGTCAGCTCTTCGCCAATCCCGCTGACGGTCAAACCCAAACCCCTGACCTACCCGGTCGACGCACCATGGTTACCGGCGCGCAGCCTGAGCCTGAGCGAGAGCTGGAACCCGGAGCCGGAACACACGCAAGTCGGCGACTCCCTGACCCGCAGCCTGACGCTGCGGGTCGAGGGGCTGGCCAGTTCGCAACTGCCGACCCTGCCCGGCACCGACGTCAACGGCCTGCGCCGCTACCCCGATCAACCGGTATTGAGCAACCAGAGCACTGACCGCGGCCTGGTCGGCAGCCGCGAAGAGCGCGAAGCCTTGGTGCCGAGCCGCAGCGGTTCGATCGAATTGCCGACCGTGTACGTGGTGTGGTGGAACACCTTCGAAGACCATCTGGAACATACCAGCCTGCCCGCGCGCACCCTGCAAGTGGCGAACAATCCGAGCCTGCAGGTCGATACGCCGACCGGCAACCTGCAACCGGGCGTCGTCGATAACGATGTGTTGTGGTGGTGGAAACTCAGCACGCTGATTCTGGCCTGCACCACCCTGCTCGGCTTCGGCCTGTGGTGGCGCGCACGCTGGCAACCGGCGGTGCATCGTGCCGCGCAAACCGGGCCGAGCCCGCGCACCTTGATGGACGACATCAAACGGGCGTGCCAGGCCAATGATCCGCAAGCGACGCGGCAGGCGCTGGATGCGTGGGCGCGGCAGCAGCCGGAGACGCTTGCGGATATGGCGGCGCGCTTTGTACCGCTGTCGGATGCACTCGACGGCCTCAACGGCGCGCTGTACAGCGAAACCGGCCAGCACTGGCAAGGTGAGGATCTGTGGCGGGCGATTCGCACGATTCCAGCGGCGGAGCGGGTGCAAGACCCGGTGGCTGACAGCGGCTTGCCGCCGCTTTATCCGAAATAA
- a CDS encoding exonuclease SbcCD subunit D C-terminal domain-containing protein, which translates to MRLFHTSDWHLGQNLHGQERDFEHACFLEWLLRQLQLAQPDVLLIAGDIFDTVNPPVKAQERLYDFIVSAHEQQPLLTIVMIAGNHDSGSRIELPAPLMRRLRTHALGRVLWLDDGQLDADRLLLPLPDKTGEVAAWCLALPFLRPAEVTGAHLGDNYLRGIGQVHEWLIEAANAKRQPGQALVAISHAHMAGGSVSEDSERSLIIGNAEALPASLFGPSISYVALGHLHKPQKVNGEERIRYSGSPIPLSFSEIGYQHQILDVILDGETLVSVEPKLIPRSVNLQRIGPAPLAEILLQLADLPNIDLLAETQRQPWLEVRVRLDEPQPDLRHQVETALQGKAVRLVRIAAEYAGNRGADGEEDGTALIELDQLTPQELFSRAWLDNYGNEVDEQTLKDFAELLQDVQLEGEQP; encoded by the coding sequence TTGCGTCTGTTCCACACTTCCGACTGGCACCTTGGGCAAAACCTGCACGGCCAGGAGCGCGATTTCGAACATGCGTGCTTCCTCGAATGGCTGCTGCGTCAATTGCAACTGGCGCAGCCGGACGTGCTGCTGATCGCCGGTGACATCTTCGACACGGTCAACCCGCCGGTCAAAGCCCAGGAACGCCTCTACGATTTCATCGTCAGCGCCCACGAACAGCAGCCGTTGCTGACCATCGTGATGATTGCCGGCAACCACGATTCCGGCTCGCGGATCGAACTGCCCGCGCCGTTGATGCGCCGTTTGCGCACGCATGCGCTGGGTCGGGTGTTGTGGCTGGATGACGGGCAACTGGATGCCGATCGTTTGTTGCTGCCATTGCCGGATAAAACCGGAGAAGTCGCCGCGTGGTGCCTGGCGCTGCCGTTCCTGCGTCCGGCGGAGGTGACTGGCGCGCATCTGGGCGATAACTATTTGCGTGGCATCGGCCAAGTGCACGAATGGCTGATCGAGGCGGCCAACGCCAAACGCCAGCCCGGTCAGGCGCTGGTCGCCATCAGCCATGCGCACATGGCCGGCGGTTCGGTGTCGGAAGACTCCGAGCGCAGCCTGATCATCGGCAATGCCGAAGCCCTGCCCGCCAGCCTGTTCGGGCCGAGCATCAGTTATGTCGCCCTCGGCCATTTGCACAAGCCGCAGAAGGTCAACGGTGAAGAACGCATTCGCTACAGTGGCTCGCCGATCCCGTTGTCGTTTTCGGAGATTGGCTATCAACACCAGATCCTCGACGTCATCCTCGACGGCGAAACCCTGGTCAGCGTCGAGCCGAAACTGATTCCGCGCTCGGTCAACCTGCAACGCATTGGCCCGGCACCGCTGGCCGAGATCCTCCTGCAACTGGCGGACCTGCCAAACATCGACCTGCTCGCCGAAACCCAGCGCCAGCCGTGGCTGGAAGTGCGTGTGCGCCTCGACGAGCCGCAGCCGGACTTGCGCCATCAAGTTGAAACCGCGTTGCAAGGCAAAGCCGTGCGGCTGGTGCGCATCGCCGCTGAATACGCCGGTAACCGTGGTGCAGACGGTGAGGAGGATGGCACCGCGCTGATCGAACTCGACCAACTCACCCCGCAGGAACTGTTCAGTCGCGCCTGGCTCGACAACTACGGCAACGAGGTCGATGAGCAGACGCTGAAGGACTTCGCCGAACTGCTGCAAGACGTACAACTGGAGGGCGAGCAGCCATGA
- a CDS encoding DUF58 domain-containing protein, producing the protein MNAPLPSEPGIRVSLAELIEMRHRVREVQLFSTPSQRSPLIGLHHSKFRGRGVDFDQVRVYQAGDDVRTIDWRVTARTQEPHTKLFHEERERPIFIMVEQSTRLFFGSGLMFKSVLAAQAAALIGWAALGHNDRVGGLVFGDNEHYEIKPRRSKQSLLQLLNRLVKVNQSLHSEREPDRDALGVALRRAREVLRPGSLVIVICDERALSDSAEQQLSLLSRHCDLLMLPLSDPLDHALPAAGLLRFAERGAQLELDTLNFDLRQTYRAQAEARIARWELLAQKLRVLLMPLSTQSEMVEQMREFLNPQRPGTGR; encoded by the coding sequence ATGAACGCCCCCCTGCCATCCGAACCGGGCATCCGTGTCAGCCTCGCCGAGCTGATCGAGATGCGCCACCGTGTGCGCGAGGTGCAGCTGTTTTCCACGCCGAGTCAGCGCAGCCCGCTGATCGGTCTGCACCACTCGAAATTCCGTGGTCGCGGCGTCGACTTCGATCAGGTGCGGGTCTACCAGGCTGGCGACGACGTGCGCACCATCGACTGGCGCGTGACGGCGCGCACGCAGGAGCCGCACACCAAGCTGTTCCATGAAGAACGCGAACGGCCGATTTTCATCATGGTCGAGCAAAGCACGCGGCTGTTTTTCGGTTCCGGGCTGATGTTCAAGTCGGTGCTCGCGGCGCAAGCGGCGGCGCTGATCGGCTGGGCCGCGCTGGGCCACAACGACCGGGTTGGCGGGCTGGTGTTCGGCGACAACGAGCACTACGAAATCAAACCGCGCCGCAGCAAGCAGAGCCTGCTGCAATTGCTCAACCGCCTGGTGAAGGTCAATCAGTCGCTGCATTCGGAGCGTGAGCCGGATCGTGACGCACTCGGCGTGGCCCTGCGGCGGGCACGGGAAGTGTTGCGTCCAGGCAGTCTGGTGATCGTGATCTGCGACGAGCGCGCGTTGTCCGACAGTGCCGAACAGCAACTGAGCCTGCTGTCGCGCCATTGCGACCTGCTGATGCTGCCGCTGTCCGATCCGCTGGATCACGCCCTGCCCGCTGCCGGCCTGTTACGCTTCGCCGAGCGCGGTGCCCAGCTGGAACTCGACACCCTCAATTTCGACCTGCGCCAGACCTACCGCGCCCAGGCCGAAGCGCGCATCGCCCGCTGGGAATTGCTCGCACAGAAACTGCGGGTGCTGCTGATGCCGCTGAGCACGCAAAGTGAAATGGTCGAGCAGATGCGCGAGTTCCTTAATCCGCAGCGGCCGGGGACCGGGCGATGA